The Nitrospira sp. genome contains a region encoding:
- a CDS encoding NADH-quinone oxidoreductase subunit M: MTGFPWLTILIFLPLAGAIAVFAVKDTAVRLTALAIALADLLLSLPLWWLFDASSGHMQFAESAVWIASLSINYRLGLDGISLPLVLMTTVLMPLCVLISWHAIEMRVRSFMAMLLIMEAAMIGVFSALDFVLFYVFWEAMLIPMYLLIGIWGGPNRLYAAIKFFLYTLAGSVLLLVAILVLFFQGGHTFDILQLTQGTYGLALQIWLFFAFFAAFAVKVPMFPFHTWLPDAHVEAPTAGSVLLASVLLKMGTYGFVRFSLPMLPDASRLFTPLMVVLSIVAIIYGAYMALAQTDLKKLIAYSSVSHMGFVTLGLFVFNLQGIEGAVMQMVNHGITTGGLFLCVGMIYERTHSRQIADNIGLTKPMPRYATFLVIFALSSLGLPGTNSFVGEFLVLIGTFLWSKIATAFASLGIILAAAYLLWMVQRVAFGVPSPHMLPKLRDVNLREMVTLVPLVVLIFLIGLFPNPILSRMHTSVEKVIARLAPPPQERASAAGRLEPAFPSPDGIRSTADTTLVQRTNDAAPFTRLAPEERQP, encoded by the coding sequence ATGACCGGCTTTCCTTGGCTGACAATATTGATCTTCCTCCCGTTGGCCGGAGCGATTGCCGTCTTCGCGGTGAAGGACACGGCTGTTCGGCTCACCGCCTTGGCCATTGCGCTCGCTGATCTCCTGCTCTCGCTCCCTCTCTGGTGGCTGTTTGATGCCTCTTCCGGTCACATGCAGTTCGCGGAGTCGGCGGTATGGATCGCGTCTCTGTCGATCAACTACCGACTCGGACTCGATGGTATCAGCCTTCCGCTGGTCCTCATGACGACGGTCCTGATGCCGCTCTGCGTCCTGATCTCCTGGCATGCGATCGAAATGAGGGTTCGAAGTTTCATGGCCATGCTCCTGATCATGGAAGCCGCCATGATCGGAGTATTCTCAGCTCTGGATTTCGTGCTGTTCTATGTGTTTTGGGAAGCGATGCTGATCCCCATGTACCTGTTGATCGGAATCTGGGGTGGACCCAATCGTCTCTATGCCGCGATTAAATTCTTTCTCTATACCCTCGCCGGCAGCGTCTTGCTGCTGGTTGCAATCCTGGTTCTGTTTTTCCAGGGCGGCCATACCTTCGACATTCTTCAGTTGACCCAAGGCACCTACGGGCTGGCCCTTCAGATCTGGCTCTTTTTCGCCTTCTTTGCGGCATTTGCCGTGAAGGTTCCCATGTTCCCATTTCACACCTGGCTGCCCGACGCGCACGTGGAAGCTCCGACGGCCGGAAGCGTACTGCTCGCCAGTGTGCTGCTCAAGATGGGAACCTACGGGTTTGTACGCTTCAGCCTTCCTATGTTGCCGGATGCGTCACGGCTGTTCACTCCGCTGATGGTCGTGCTCTCGATTGTGGCGATCATCTACGGAGCCTACATGGCCCTGGCACAAACCGATCTCAAAAAGCTCATTGCCTATTCGAGCGTCAGCCATATGGGATTCGTGACCCTCGGCCTCTTTGTCTTCAACCTGCAGGGAATCGAAGGCGCCGTCATGCAGATGGTGAACCACGGCATCACCACCGGGGGGCTTTTCCTCTGCGTAGGCATGATTTACGAGCGCACGCACAGCCGGCAGATCGCGGACAATATCGGCCTCACGAAGCCGATGCCTCGGTATGCGACATTCCTGGTCATTTTCGCGTTGTCCTCGTTGGGACTCCCCGGCACCAACAGTTTCGTCGGGGAGTTTTTGGTGCTCATAGGGACGTTCCTCTGGAGCAAGATCGCGACGGCGTTCGCCTCATTGGGTATTATCCTGGCCGCTGCGTATTTACTCTGGATGGTTCAACGTGTCGCCTTCGGAGTCCCCTCGCCTCATATGCTCCCGAAACTTCGCGACGTCAACCTGCGTGAGATGGTCACACTCGTGCCGCTTGTGGTCTTGATCTTCTTGATCGGGCTGTTCCCGAACCCCATACTCAGCCGCATGCACACCAGCGTTGAGAAAGTCATCGCGCGCCTTGCCCCCCCTCCTCAAGAGCGGGCTTCTGCCGCAGGGCGCCTTGAACCGGCGTTTCCTTCTCCCGACGGTATCCGCTCAACGGCCGACACAACCCTTGTTCAGCGCACGAATGATGCTGCACCTTTCACACGCCTCGCGCCGGAGGAACGACAGCCATGA
- a CDS encoding NADH-quinone oxidoreductase subunit N, with the protein MTSFSAGDLLFILPELLVITAACVVLVLDPVLRASDKDGLVWLSLGTLAICMGLTASQMSVPATIFSGLVVMDAYGAFWKLLLYFVTGLTILLSYSYLKEERLYFGEYYGFILLALAGMMVMVSAADLLTMYLGTELMSLSLYVMAGLKRSEPRSLEAAAKYFVLGAFSSGILLYGISLLYGATGSTRLPEIAAAIAGRGFDDPLLLFSTILLAVGFSFKLAVVPFHMWTPDVYQGAPTSVTAFMAVASKSASFGAFLRVFVEGLGGLKADWSAIFLLLCIATLVLGNIVALVQTNIKRMLAYSSIAHAGYALIGVVAAGRAGSSSGIASVLLYLALYTFMTFGAFAIVAMLRKGGIEGEEIEDFTGLARRHPLASLLMLIFMVSLAGLPPTAGFVGKLYVFMSAVEAGMTWLAAVALIFAVISAYYYLRVVMVMYMREPSDSAGTVPQLVMSPTLSIVLACTVAGVVIFGIYPNPLVNLAMQAVLTLK; encoded by the coding sequence ATGACCTCCTTTTCCGCCGGCGATCTGCTCTTCATCCTGCCTGAGTTGTTGGTGATCACCGCGGCGTGCGTCGTGCTGGTGCTCGACCCGGTGCTGCGCGCCTCCGACAAGGACGGCCTGGTCTGGTTGAGTTTGGGAACGCTCGCCATTTGCATGGGGCTGACGGCGTCCCAAATGAGCGTTCCGGCAACGATCTTCAGCGGACTCGTCGTGATGGACGCCTACGGAGCATTTTGGAAACTGCTTCTCTACTTCGTCACCGGCCTGACGATTCTTCTTTCTTATTCGTATCTAAAGGAAGAACGGCTGTACTTCGGAGAATACTATGGCTTTATCCTGCTCGCCCTTGCCGGGATGATGGTCATGGTGTCGGCGGCCGATTTGTTGACGATGTACCTCGGCACCGAGCTCATGTCCCTTTCGTTGTACGTGATGGCGGGGCTCAAGCGATCCGAGCCTCGGTCCCTTGAGGCTGCGGCGAAATACTTCGTGTTGGGGGCATTTTCCTCCGGCATTCTCCTCTACGGCATTTCGCTTCTCTACGGGGCGACCGGCAGCACGAGACTTCCCGAGATCGCTGCGGCCATCGCAGGCCGCGGCTTTGATGATCCGTTGCTGCTGTTCTCCACGATCTTGTTGGCGGTGGGATTCAGCTTTAAGTTGGCCGTGGTACCGTTCCACATGTGGACACCCGACGTCTATCAGGGCGCTCCAACTTCCGTAACCGCTTTTATGGCGGTGGCCTCCAAATCCGCCAGCTTCGGCGCGTTCCTCCGCGTGTTCGTGGAAGGCTTAGGGGGGCTCAAAGCCGACTGGTCCGCAATCTTTCTCTTGCTCTGTATCGCCACGTTGGTCTTGGGCAACATCGTGGCGCTGGTACAAACGAACATCAAGCGGATGTTAGCCTATTCCAGCATTGCCCATGCAGGCTATGCGTTGATCGGCGTGGTGGCCGCGGGACGCGCAGGGAGTTCTTCCGGCATTGCGAGCGTCCTGCTGTACCTTGCCCTGTACACGTTCATGACGTTCGGCGCATTCGCCATCGTGGCGATGCTGCGTAAAGGCGGCATCGAAGGAGAAGAGATCGAAGACTTCACCGGTCTGGCGAGACGCCACCCGTTGGCTTCGCTGCTGATGTTGATCTTCATGGTCTCATTGGCGGGACTTCCTCCGACTGCCGGATTTGTCGGAAAATTGTATGTCTTCATGTCGGCGGTGGAAGCCGGCATGACATGGCTGGCCGCCGTTGCGCTGATCTTTGCCGTCATTTCTGCCTATTACTACCTTCGGGTGGTGATGGTCATGTACATGCGCGAGCCGAGCGACAGCGCAGGCACCGTCCCTCAGTTGGTCATGTCACCGACCCTCTCCATCGTGCTGGCCTGCACGGTGGCCGGGGTGGTCATCTTCGGGATCTACCCCAACCCGCTCGTGAACCTCGCCATGCAGGCGGTGTTGACGCTAAAGTAA
- the nuoH gene encoding NADH-quinone oxidoreductase subunit NuoH, protein MSEFGLRLAISLTQIAAVMGIVIVTVLILTLAERKVLGWMQDRMGPMEVGPYGILQPFADAIKLFFKEDIVPAGANKLLFTMAPILCLIPAFIGFAVIPWGPNWKFEVNGISVTPFVISDINIGILYILAFASLGAYGIILGGWASNSKYSLLGGLRSAAQIISYELNVGLSIVGVLLLAGSLSLVKITDAQAGGFWNWYLFALPAPQIFAFVVYVISSVAETNRVPFDLPEAESELVAGFFTEYSGLRFAFFFLAEYANMVLVSCVAAALFLGGWNAPYPGTIMALLGVPSLAWVENTMWFAVKTYSFLFLFFWLRATLPRLRYDQLMRFGWKVMLPIALGNIVVTSLAVFFYNQMK, encoded by the coding sequence GTGAGTGAATTCGGGTTACGCCTTGCCATATCCCTTACTCAGATCGCCGCGGTCATGGGCATCGTGATCGTGACGGTTCTCATCCTGACTCTTGCGGAACGCAAAGTCTTGGGATGGATGCAGGACCGCATGGGCCCGATGGAAGTCGGCCCCTACGGCATTCTTCAACCATTTGCCGACGCCATCAAGCTGTTTTTCAAGGAGGACATCGTCCCTGCCGGCGCGAACAAGCTTCTCTTCACGATGGCACCGATTCTGTGTTTGATTCCCGCATTCATCGGGTTTGCCGTGATTCCGTGGGGACCGAACTGGAAGTTCGAAGTCAACGGCATTTCCGTGACGCCGTTCGTGATCAGCGATATCAACATCGGAATTCTCTATATCTTGGCCTTCGCCTCACTGGGCGCCTATGGCATCATCCTGGGAGGGTGGGCATCCAACAGCAAATACTCGTTGCTTGGAGGCCTGCGGTCGGCCGCACAGATCATCAGCTATGAGCTCAACGTCGGACTGTCCATTGTCGGGGTGTTGCTTCTGGCCGGCTCGCTCAGCCTCGTGAAAATCACCGATGCCCAAGCCGGAGGGTTCTGGAATTGGTACCTGTTCGCGTTACCGGCCCCACAAATTTTTGCGTTCGTCGTGTACGTCATCTCCTCCGTGGCCGAAACCAACCGCGTCCCGTTCGATTTGCCGGAAGCGGAAAGCGAACTTGTCGCCGGATTCTTCACCGAGTACAGCGGCCTCCGATTCGCATTCTTCTTCCTCGCCGAGTACGCAAATATGGTCCTGGTGTCCTGTGTGGCGGCTGCGCTGTTTCTCGGCGGTTGGAATGCTCCGTACCCAGGAACTATTATGGCGCTCCTCGGCGTGCCATCCTTGGCCTGGGTGGAGAACACGATGTGGTTTGCGGTCAAGACGTACTCGTTCTTGTTCCTCTTTTTCTGGCTCAGAGCCACGTTGCCACGACTGCGATACGATCAACTGATGAGATTCGGCTGGAAGGTGATGCTGCCCATCGCCTTGGGCAACATCGTCGTGACGTCCCTGGCCGTGTTTTTCTACAACCAGATGAAGTAG
- the nuoI gene encoding NADH-quinone oxidoreductase subunit NuoI: protein MATTTTSKRPSLSEWFKTVTFYEILVGMKATLSHLLNYRPVTLQYPHEKRTLPDNYRGMLALLRYDDGTEKCVGCDLCEAACPSRVIRVVSAEVPDEPTKRYSKEYYMDMTRCLFCGMCVDACPVDALGMTREFEWAVYDKRQLHLNKQQLLAIGDRSFPVREKRLELQHPNVAFFNVAFKHVPPKPN from the coding sequence ATGGCCACGACTACAACCAGCAAGCGTCCGAGCCTTTCCGAGTGGTTCAAGACCGTCACGTTCTACGAAATTCTCGTCGGCATGAAGGCGACACTGTCCCACCTCCTCAATTACCGTCCGGTGACGTTGCAATATCCTCATGAAAAACGCACATTGCCCGACAACTATCGCGGCATGCTTGCGCTGTTGCGATACGACGACGGAACGGAGAAATGCGTGGGCTGCGATCTCTGTGAAGCGGCGTGCCCGTCGCGCGTCATCCGGGTCGTCAGCGCCGAAGTGCCGGATGAACCGACCAAGCGCTATTCGAAAGAATATTACATGGATATGACCCGTTGCTTGTTCTGCGGGATGTGTGTGGATGCCTGTCCCGTCGACGCGCTGGGCATGACAAGGGAATTTGAATGGGCGGTGTACGACAAGCGGCAACTCCATTTGAATAAACAGCAGTTGCTCGCGATCGGTGACCGCTCGTTTCCGGTCCGCGAGAAACGCTTGGAACTTCAGCATCCAAACGTTGCGTTTTTCAACGTGGCATTCAAGCACGTGCCACCGAAACCGAACTGA
- the nuoK gene encoding NADH-quinone oxidoreductase subunit NuoK → MTVPISYYLILSAIVFLTGVVGVLIRRNIIAILLSVELMLNATNINFVAFSDQLQDLGGQVFVFFALTVAAAEVAVGLAIIIALHRSRSTINVEEFNLLKW, encoded by the coding sequence ATGACAGTTCCGATTTCCTACTATCTCATCCTCAGCGCCATTGTCTTTCTGACGGGCGTCGTGGGTGTGCTCATCCGACGCAATATCATCGCCATTCTTCTGTCCGTCGAGCTGATGCTGAACGCGACCAACATCAACTTCGTCGCATTCTCCGACCAGCTGCAAGATCTCGGCGGTCAAGTATTCGTCTTTTTCGCTCTGACGGTAGCCGCGGCGGAGGTCGCGGTCGGGCTCGCAATCATCATCGCCCTTCACCGATCCAGATCCACGATCAACGTCGAAGAGTTCAACCTGCTCAAATGGTAA
- the nuoL gene encoding NADH-quinone oxidoreductase subunit L: protein MLYALIPLLPLAAFLVLGLAGSHIKDRAHLIAVPAVLLSLALSLSAFFEVVSGAVISVPLYTWLTSGHLDIHIGLYIDRLTAVMLLLVTGVSSLVHVYTIGYMHGESGYARFFGYIALFTFSMLMLVLADNLLQLFVFWEAVGLCSYLLIGHWYERASACAAATKAFVVNRVGDFGFILGLLLVWYSFGSLNYHEIFPAAHEAGELTMNILGPFGGTWDVSVFTLIGLLLFTGAVGKSAQVPLHVWLPDAMEGPTPISALIHAATMVTAGVFMVARLAPIYDLSPTAMSIIAITGAATMVLGATIALTQTDIKRVVAYSTVSQLGYMMMACGLGAYASGMYHLLTHGAFKALLFLGCGSVIIALHHEQDMRHMGGLKDKLPITYWTFVIGSLALAGFPLTSGFFSKDDILVSAWSSGSLGQVLTLFGLLTALLTAFYSFRLVFVTFWGPSHVDPHHAAHIHEPSRTMTTPLLILAGFSILTGYFGIPSFLDPVFSTGQEAPAPHGSAGIVIMVAATAMGLLGIAAAYYVYVLNPDFPVRFAERWKSLYQASLNKWYVDEMYDRLFVRPTFTAASELWKRVDIDVIDGAVNGLARTITWGGWLLRLVQSGQTQHYALAMAMGLVILTAYLLL from the coding sequence ATGCTATACGCCCTCATCCCTCTCCTTCCCCTGGCCGCCTTTCTCGTCTTAGGCTTAGCGGGTTCGCACATCAAGGACCGGGCCCACTTGATCGCGGTTCCGGCGGTATTGCTGTCGCTCGCGCTGTCGCTGTCGGCATTCTTCGAAGTGGTTTCCGGTGCCGTCATTTCTGTTCCCCTCTATACATGGCTCACCTCCGGCCATCTCGACATTCATATCGGCCTCTATATCGACCGGCTGACTGCCGTCATGCTCCTGCTGGTCACCGGCGTCAGTTCACTCGTGCACGTCTACACCATCGGCTACATGCACGGCGAGTCGGGCTATGCCCGCTTCTTCGGCTATATCGCCCTGTTCACCTTCTCCATGCTGATGCTGGTGTTGGCCGACAATCTGCTGCAGCTGTTCGTGTTCTGGGAGGCCGTCGGACTGTGCTCCTACCTGTTGATCGGACACTGGTACGAGCGCGCTTCCGCCTGCGCGGCAGCCACCAAGGCTTTTGTCGTCAACCGTGTAGGTGATTTCGGGTTCATCCTGGGCCTTTTACTCGTCTGGTACAGTTTTGGCTCGCTCAACTATCACGAGATCTTTCCCGCCGCACATGAAGCGGGGGAGCTGACCATGAATATTCTCGGCCCGTTTGGCGGAACGTGGGACGTGTCCGTGTTCACCCTTATCGGGCTCTTACTGTTTACCGGTGCGGTGGGAAAATCAGCGCAAGTCCCGCTCCACGTTTGGCTGCCAGATGCAATGGAAGGTCCCACTCCGATCTCGGCCCTCATTCACGCCGCCACGATGGTCACCGCCGGAGTCTTTATGGTCGCACGGCTCGCGCCGATCTACGACCTGTCTCCGACTGCCATGAGCATCATTGCGATCACCGGTGCCGCGACAATGGTCCTCGGAGCGACGATCGCATTGACTCAGACCGACATCAAACGTGTGGTCGCATACTCAACCGTCAGCCAGCTCGGCTACATGATGATGGCATGCGGCCTCGGCGCGTATGCCTCCGGCATGTATCACCTCCTCACGCATGGTGCCTTCAAAGCGTTGCTCTTTTTGGGCTGTGGCTCCGTGATCATTGCCCTGCATCATGAGCAGGACATGAGGCATATGGGCGGCCTCAAGGATAAATTGCCGATCACGTACTGGACGTTTGTGATCGGCTCGTTGGCCCTGGCCGGCTTTCCCCTGACGTCGGGCTTCTTCAGCAAAGACGATATTCTCGTGTCCGCCTGGTCGTCCGGAAGTCTTGGCCAGGTGCTGACACTCTTTGGTTTGCTGACGGCTCTCCTGACCGCCTTTTACAGCTTCAGGTTGGTATTCGTGACCTTTTGGGGACCCTCCCATGTCGATCCGCACCACGCGGCGCATATCCACGAACCCTCACGGACGATGACGACCCCGCTCCTCATTCTGGCGGGGTTCAGTATTCTCACGGGTTACTTCGGCATCCCATCATTTCTCGACCCGGTCTTTTCCACCGGGCAGGAAGCCCCCGCTCCCCATGGTTCGGCTGGGATCGTCATCATGGTTGCCGCGACTGCGATGGGCTTACTGGGCATCGCCGCAGCCTACTATGTCTACGTGCTGAACCCCGATTTCCCCGTGCGCTTTGCCGAACGATGGAAGAGCTTGTACCAAGCCTCTTTGAACAAGTGGTATGTCGATGAAATGTACGATCGCTTGTTCGTACGGCCGACGTTTACGGCTGCCTCGGAACTTTGGAAGCGGGTCGATATCGATGTCATCGATGGAGCCGTCAATGGCCTCGCACGGACGATCACGTGGGGCGGGTGGCTGCTGAGGCTGGTTCAGAGCGGCCAAACCCAGCATTATGCGTTGGCCATGGCGATGGGTCTCGTGATTTTAACGGCGTACCTTCTTCTTTGA
- a CDS encoding NADH-quinone oxidoreductase subunit J, which yields MAHLFFGYFAGMIAITSILVVVLRNPVYSALSLLVMFFHVAGLFITLHAEFLAAVQIIVYAGAILVLYLFVVMLLNVKQDDRYHSQWRIAACVCVPLLIETVVLLSGGTGATDASRRVLQSEPHAAIAVENTLAIGETLYSTYLFPFEVASLVLLVAMIGAIVLAKRDIGGNET from the coding sequence ATGGCGCACCTGTTTTTTGGATACTTTGCGGGAATGATTGCCATAACCTCCATTCTAGTGGTGGTATTGAGAAACCCCGTTTATAGCGCGCTTTCCTTGCTCGTCATGTTTTTCCATGTCGCCGGACTTTTCATCACGCTCCATGCAGAATTTCTGGCGGCTGTGCAGATCATCGTGTATGCCGGGGCTATTCTGGTGTTGTATTTGTTCGTCGTCATGTTGCTCAACGTAAAGCAAGACGACCGGTACCACAGCCAATGGCGGATCGCCGCGTGTGTCTGCGTTCCGTTGTTGATTGAGACCGTCGTGCTGCTCTCCGGCGGGACCGGAGCGACCGACGCCAGCCGTCGCGTGCTCCAGTCGGAACCGCATGCCGCCATCGCTGTCGAAAACACGTTGGCCATCGGTGAAACCCTGTACTCGACCTATTTGTTCCCTTTCGAGGTGGCCTCCTTGGTTCTCCTTGTGGCGATGATCGGCGCCATCGTCCTTGCGAAGCGGGACATCGGCGGCAATGAAACATAA
- the nuoG gene encoding NADH-quinone oxidoreductase subunit NuoG: MPETTTQMVRMTIDGMTVNVPKGTLVIEAARRVGVMIPHFCYHPKLKPDANCRMCLVEIEKMPKLQTACSTPVDEGMSVRTATTVVNDAHRSVLEFILANHPLDCPVCDQGGKCDLQDFSHQYTATSRFVETKRIFQKEYFSPLIETQMNRCVQCLRCVRYCDEVMDVKALAPVGRGTMTEIKSFGPHPLNCEFCGGCVQICPVGAITSRLSMYEYRPWMLKRAESICGYCGDGCQITVQTKEQELIEVNSAHGAGRNNGDLCARGFFGFHAASHPDRLTHPLIRRDGVLVQATWEEALEYVAGRVGEIKAAHGGESFGGLISGRCTNEELYLFQKFLRVAIGTNNIDSSARYGHINGLQAMRLVQGTYRWTVTFDDILEADVLLLVGTNITETNPITGLKVKEAVKKRHATLITIESLEPVIDTISNIANLSHHHFRIPPSDMPNAILGLLKAVAEQNLIQPDVAQRHPAYVSAVTQAVHAFSWQDLHAATGVEADSFVKAAKALVAGRRVIVLTGQLLLRSERGYGASLTLLDLLVLTGKLDHPGCGFAPLAEENNDQGAVEMGAAAEFLPGACSVTSSADRDRIMRQWNGDLPPTVGASLVEMLVRAKAGSLKAMFIVGENPVGSLPAPVRAEESLRKLDLLVCQELFLTETASIAHVVLPAASSMEKSGTFTNTEGHVQAVRPSIEPIGESRPDWEVFSALSILLDSPMEYAESRDILKEIRSLIPGYGSLGPAPLPPKVDQGAMERYLAEGYQPDLATRYRFVAPKSRPDGTVRLELVQSLFHSGKLSTRAKGLLQVEGSGRLRINPHDAARFALVDGDRVRLSSTSGEMTTEVKIVERVPQGTAWFPDHFGQAAIGLFECAIDPVTHVPSFRTATVSMMKVA, translated from the coding sequence ATGCCTGAGACCACGACACAGATGGTTCGAATGACGATCGATGGGATGACGGTCAACGTCCCGAAAGGGACTTTGGTGATCGAAGCGGCCCGCCGCGTCGGCGTCATGATTCCGCATTTCTGCTATCACCCGAAGCTCAAACCGGACGCCAATTGCCGCATGTGCCTGGTCGAAATCGAAAAGATGCCCAAACTTCAAACGGCCTGCAGCACACCGGTCGACGAAGGGATGAGCGTGCGCACCGCCACGACCGTGGTCAACGACGCCCATCGGTCGGTGCTCGAGTTCATCCTTGCCAACCATCCGCTCGATTGTCCGGTTTGTGATCAAGGAGGAAAGTGCGACCTCCAGGATTTTTCCCACCAGTACACAGCGACCAGCCGATTCGTCGAAACCAAGCGTATCTTCCAAAAGGAGTATTTCAGTCCGCTCATCGAGACCCAGATGAATCGCTGCGTGCAGTGTCTCCGCTGCGTCCGATACTGCGACGAGGTGATGGACGTCAAAGCGCTGGCGCCGGTCGGCCGCGGCACGATGACCGAAATCAAGTCCTTCGGCCCACACCCGCTGAATTGCGAGTTCTGCGGCGGCTGCGTGCAGATCTGCCCGGTCGGAGCGATTACCAGCCGGCTGTCCATGTATGAATATCGGCCCTGGATGCTGAAACGAGCCGAGAGCATCTGCGGATACTGCGGAGATGGCTGTCAGATTACCGTCCAGACCAAGGAGCAGGAACTAATAGAAGTGAACTCGGCGCATGGAGCGGGACGCAACAATGGGGACTTGTGCGCCCGGGGATTTTTCGGATTCCATGCCGCCAGCCATCCGGATCGCCTCACCCACCCCCTGATTCGGCGCGATGGCGTCCTCGTGCAAGCCACATGGGAAGAAGCCCTCGAATACGTTGCCGGCCGTGTCGGCGAGATTAAAGCGGCTCATGGGGGAGAGAGTTTCGGAGGGTTGATCTCAGGCCGCTGCACCAACGAAGAATTGTATCTCTTTCAGAAATTTCTCCGCGTGGCGATCGGCACCAACAACATCGACAGCAGCGCCCGCTACGGCCACATCAACGGCCTCCAGGCTATGCGACTTGTGCAGGGTACCTATCGGTGGACCGTCACCTTCGACGACATCCTGGAAGCCGATGTCTTGCTACTCGTCGGCACGAACATCACCGAAACGAATCCTATCACGGGCCTCAAGGTCAAGGAGGCGGTCAAGAAACGTCATGCGACGTTGATCACGATCGAATCGCTGGAACCGGTCATCGACACGATCAGTAATATCGCCAATCTTTCGCACCATCATTTCCGTATTCCGCCCAGCGACATGCCCAATGCCATTCTCGGCCTCCTGAAGGCCGTGGCGGAGCAGAACCTGATACAGCCGGACGTTGCACAACGTCACCCTGCCTATGTCAGCGCCGTCACACAGGCAGTGCACGCATTTTCCTGGCAGGACCTTCACGCAGCGACCGGTGTGGAGGCTGATTCGTTCGTCAAGGCCGCCAAGGCACTCGTAGCCGGACGGCGAGTGATCGTACTGACCGGACAACTCCTGTTGCGCAGCGAGCGTGGATACGGCGCATCCTTGACCCTGCTCGATCTGCTTGTTCTTACAGGAAAACTGGATCATCCTGGATGCGGTTTTGCGCCGCTCGCAGAAGAAAACAATGACCAGGGTGCCGTCGAAATGGGGGCTGCGGCCGAGTTCCTGCCCGGTGCCTGCTCTGTGACCAGCAGCGCGGACCGCGATCGGATCATGAGGCAATGGAACGGGGATCTTCCGCCCACCGTTGGAGCGTCTCTCGTCGAAATGTTGGTTCGCGCCAAGGCCGGATCCCTCAAAGCCATGTTCATCGTCGGGGAAAATCCCGTGGGAAGCCTTCCGGCACCGGTACGTGCGGAGGAATCCTTGCGCAAGCTGGATCTGCTGGTCTGTCAGGAGCTGTTTCTGACGGAAACGGCCTCCATAGCCCACGTCGTGTTGCCGGCCGCTTCTTCGATGGAAAAGAGCGGGACCTTTACAAACACCGAAGGGCATGTTCAAGCCGTTCGTCCGTCCATTGAGCCCATTGGAGAAAGCCGCCCTGACTGGGAAGTCTTCTCGGCTCTTTCCATTCTGTTGGACTCACCGATGGAATACGCCGAGAGCAGAGACATCCTCAAAGAAATTCGCAGCCTCATTCCCGGCTATGGCTCGCTGGGACCGGCACCGTTGCCCCCCAAAGTCGATCAGGGGGCCATGGAACGTTATCTCGCCGAAGGCTATCAGCCTGATCTCGCAACGCGGTATCGATTCGTGGCGCCGAAATCCAGGCCGGATGGAACCGTCCGGTTAGAGTTAGTACAGAGCTTGTTTCACTCCGGGAAACTGTCCACACGCGCGAAAGGGTTGTTACAAGTGGAGGGCAGCGGACGGCTCCGTATCAATCCGCATGACGCGGCGCGCTTTGCGCTCGTGGATGGCGATCGGGTCCGCCTCTCCAGCACATCCGGAGAAATGACGACTGAGGTAAAAATTGTGGAGCGGGTTCCGCAAGGAACGGCATGGTTTCCAGATCACTTCGGCCAAGCCGCCATCGGTTTGTTTGAGTGCGCCATCGATCCGGTCACCCATGTTCCCTCGTTCCGGACAGCGACGGTGTCCATGATGAAGGTCGCATGA